CGCAGCCGAGGGCATAGACATCAGTGCGCGCGTCGAGTTCGCGCTCGCCCATCGCCTGTTCGGGACTCATGTACTGTGGCGTGCCGAGCGACATCCCGGTCTCGGTCATCCGGGCACCACCGGTCTTCGACGCGGCGAGCGCGATCCCGAAATCCGCCACGAGCGCGTGTCCGCCGTGCAGCAGGATGTTCTCCGGCTTGATGTCGCGGTGGATCACGCCGTGATGGTGGGCGTACTCCAGCGCATCGGCGACTTCACGCGCAATGCGTAGCGCGTCGTCGACCGGCAACTGCTTCTCTCGCGTCAACCGATCACGCAGCGACTCGCCGTCGACGAACGGCATCACATAGAAGACCGTGCCGTCGACGGTGCCCGAATCAAACAGCGACAGGAT
The sequence above is drawn from the Gemmatimonadales bacterium genome and encodes:
- a CDS encoding serine/threonine-protein kinase, encoding MSDKSLRAALADRYTIEGELGQGGMATVYLAHDVKHDRKVAIKVLRPELAAVIGAERFLAEIKTTANLQHPHILSLFDSGTVDGTVFYVMPFVDGESLRDRLTREKQLPVDDALRIAREVADALEYAHHHGVIHRDIKPENILLHGGHALVADFGIALAASKTGGARMTETGMSLGTPQYMSPEQAMGERELDARTDVYALGC